Proteins encoded together in one Ipomoea triloba cultivar NCNSP0323 chromosome 4, ASM357664v1 window:
- the LOC116016676 gene encoding cytochrome b561 and DOMON domain-containing protein At3g25290-like, whose product MSRLLFLFLLSLILKPQLSSSVSCTNHKFSRNRSYQKCADLHYLNSYIHWTYDSDKSLLRFAFVAPPGTPEGWVSWAINPNGTGMVGAQSLVAFKQLDGAMAVKTYRLNSYRDIREGELSYEVSDMEGEYSGGVMTIFATVKLPAGTDNVNQVWQVGNSVVNGQSPAKHEFQEENLKALGKLDLVKGESFRDDDSGNSKLRNKNIHGILNVVSWGISFPVGIIMARYVKTFSDPAWFYAHVTCQLSSYVVGVGGWGTGLKLGSQSSGIVYSIHRNLGITLFCFATLQVFALFLRPKKNHKYRLYWNMYHHGIGYAVLILGIINVFKGFEILQPERKWKVAYISLLSVLGGIALVLEVVTWSVVIKRKKMNNDANN is encoded by the exons ATGTCTCGTTTGCTATTCCTCTTTCTCCTCTCCTTAATCCTAAAACCTCAGTTATCCTCTTCAGTTTCATGCACAAACCACAAGTTCTCGCGCAACAGATCGTACCAAAAATGCGCCGACCTTCACTACCTAAACTCCTACATACATTGGACCTACGATTCGGATAAATCTCTGTTGCGCTTCGCGTTTGTCGCGCCGCCCGGCACGCCGGAGGGGTGGGTTTCGTGGGCAATCAACCCGAACGGGACGGGAATGGTGGGGGCGCAATCTTTGGTGGCGTTCAAACAGCTCGACGGCGCCATGGCGGTGAAGACATACAGGCTCAACTCCTATAGAGACATTCGAGAAGGGGAGCTTTCGTACGAGGTTTCGGATATGGAGGGAGAGTATAGCGGTGGGGTGATGACGATTTTCGCGACGGTGAAGCTGCCGGCAGGGACGGATAACGTGAATCAGGTGTGGCAGGTCGGGAATAGTGTCGTGAATGGGCAATCGCCGGCGAAACATGAGTTCCAGGAGGAGAATCTCAAGGCTTTGGGCAAGCTTGATCTGGTGAAAGGGGAGAGTTTTCGGGACGACGATAGTGGGAATTCCAAACTCCGGAATAAGAAT ATACATGGAATACTGAATGTTGTGAGTTGGGGAATTTCGTTTCCAGTTGGAATAATAATGGCAAGGTATGTTAAGACATTTTCAGATCCTGCGTGGTTTTATGCTCATGTGACCTGCCAATTGTCTTCATACGTTGTTGGAGTTGGTGGTTGGGGAACTGGATTGAAGCTTGGGAGTCAATCCAGTGGGATTGTGTACTCCATCCATAGGAACCTTGGAATTACCCTCTTCTGCTTTGCTACTCTCCAG GTATTTGCACTATTTCTACGGCCAAAGAAGAATCACAAGTACAGATTGTACTGGAACATGTACCACCATGGGATAGGATATGCAGTGCTCATTCTTGGCATCATCAATGTGTTCAAAGGATTTGAGATACTGCAGCCAGAAAGGAAATGGAAGGTGGCATATATCAGCCTGCTTTCAGTGCTGGGAGGAATTGCTCTTGTGTTAGAAGTTGTCACCTGGAGTGTAGTTAtcaagaggaagaagatgaataaTGATGCTAATAATTGA
- the LOC116016806 gene encoding cleavage stimulating factor 64 isoform X2 produces MANPDSQRRCVFVGNIPYDATEEQLVQICEEVGPVVSFRLVTDRETGKPKGYGFCEYKDEETALSARRNLQGYEINGRQLRVDFAENDKNADKNREQGRGGPGMVADPQRHIGGPAALGNSSLHQPIGHAVATTAATVMAGALGAAQMGSSLTQTGLHNQFGSGIDPLSLYLSKMSRSQLYEIISDMKAIATQNKEQARQILHTVPNLSKAIFQAQLMLGLVTPQMLQMPNIRQSSVPPPHSILPDSHRNQQLAVRTLPGIPPPHSSLAQTRPQVQLPQSAENNILQHGRLPIHSGVQAIPSIRPQGNLTATLPIQVGTSTSSSLKQQMHHPLLPQAGLVPSANLAYTSQPAAPNAALQPSLACPPATEKVFQQGSSAVSTPLDNIIKGTQIVANNSAWLNKTIPPSGLPERARVPNDSIDAMNRPSKLSKLNDGRSSYSPAELNVGTLVTRPSRSASLSGNQISGSEEASSSEKPALQITPDVESALLQQVLSLTPEQLNSLPPDQRQQVLQLQRMLRQPT; encoded by the exons ATGGCCAATCCTGATTCTCAACGTCGCTGTGTTTTTG TTGGGAATATACCATATGATGCTACTGAGGAGCAGCTAGTTCAAATCTGTGAGGAGGTTGGCCCTGTTGTTTCCTTCAG GCTAGTTACTGACAGAGAAACTGGAAAGCCCAAGGGTTATGGATTCTGTGAATACAAGGATGAAGAAACTGCCCTGAGTGCTCGCCGTAATCTCCAGGGATATGAGATCAATGGTCGCCAATTAAGAGTTGATTTTGCTGAGAATGATAAAAATGCTGACAAGAATCGTGAACAA GGCCGTGGTGGACCTGGTATGGTTGCAG ATCCACAAAGACATATTGGGGGACCAGCTGCTCTTGGCAATTCAAGTTTACATCAGCCAATTGGACATGCAGTAGCTACCACTGCTGCTACTGTCATGGCTGGAGCTCTTGGAGCTGCTCAAATGGGTAGCTCACTGACGCAGACAGGTTTACATAATCAGTTTGGATCTGGCATTGATCCTTTGTCACTTTATCTTTCCAAAATGTCAAGGAGTCAGCTGTATGAAATTATTTCTGATATGAAG GCTATAGCAACACAAAACAAGGAACAAGCTCGCCAAATATTACACACAGTTCCTAACTTATCTAAAGCAATTTTCCAG GCACAACTAATGCTGGGATTGGTTACTCCTCAAATG TTACAGATGCCTAATATTCGGCAGTCCTCTGTTCCTCCACCTCATTCCATATTGCCAGACAGTCATCGCAATCAACAGCTTGCAGTTCGAACACTCCCTGGGATACCTCCCCCTCACAGTTCTTTGGCCCAGACACGACCTCAGGTTCAGCTTCCACAATCAGCTGAAAACAACATTTTGCAGCATGGGCGATTGCCAATACATTCTGGAGTTCAAGCTATTCCATCTATTCGCCCACAGGGTAATTTGACTGCTACCCTGCCGATTCAAGTTGGCACTTCCACTTCCTCTTCTTTGAAGCAGCAAATGCATCATCCTTTGTTACCTCAAGCAGGGCTTGTTCCTTCTGCTAATTTGGCATATACTAGTCAACCTGCTGCACCAAATGCTGCACTCCAGCCTTCATTGGCATGCCCACCAGCAACAGAAAAAGTTTTTCAG CAAGGCTCTTCGGCAGTGTCTACTCCTCTGGACAACATTATTAAGGGAACCCAAATTGTTGCTAACAATTCTGCTTGGCTCAATAAAACAATTCCACCTTCAGGTTTGCCAGAGAGAGCTAGAGTCCCAAATGATAGTATAGATGCGATGAATCGCCCATCAAAGTTGTCAAAACTAAATGATGGAAGGAGTTCCTATTCACCAGCTGAATTAAATGTTGGTACCTTGGTAACGAGGCCTTCAAGGTCAGCTAGCTTATCTGGAAATCAAATTTCCGGATCAGAAGAGGCTTCTAGTTCTGAGAAGCCTGCTCTTCAG ATAACCCCAGATGTAGAGTCTGCCTTATTGCAGCAAGTGCTGAGTCTCACGCCAGAACAGTTAAACTCATTGCCCCCGGATCAGCGACAACAGGTCCTTCAGCTTCAACGGATGCTTCGGCAGCCAACATAG
- the LOC116016806 gene encoding cleavage stimulating factor 64 isoform X1 yields MANPDSQRRCVFVGNIPYDATEEQLVQICEEVGPVVSFRLVTDRETGKPKGYGFCEYKDEETALSARRNLQGYEINGRQLRVDFAENDKNADKNREQGRGGPGMVAGADPQRHIGGPAALGNSSLHQPIGHAVATTAATVMAGALGAAQMGSSLTQTGLHNQFGSGIDPLSLYLSKMSRSQLYEIISDMKAIATQNKEQARQILHTVPNLSKAIFQAQLMLGLVTPQMLQMPNIRQSSVPPPHSILPDSHRNQQLAVRTLPGIPPPHSSLAQTRPQVQLPQSAENNILQHGRLPIHSGVQAIPSIRPQGNLTATLPIQVGTSTSSSLKQQMHHPLLPQAGLVPSANLAYTSQPAAPNAALQPSLACPPATEKVFQQGSSAVSTPLDNIIKGTQIVANNSAWLNKTIPPSGLPERARVPNDSIDAMNRPSKLSKLNDGRSSYSPAELNVGTLVTRPSRSASLSGNQISGSEEASSSEKPALQITPDVESALLQQVLSLTPEQLNSLPPDQRQQVLQLQRMLRQPT; encoded by the exons ATGGCCAATCCTGATTCTCAACGTCGCTGTGTTTTTG TTGGGAATATACCATATGATGCTACTGAGGAGCAGCTAGTTCAAATCTGTGAGGAGGTTGGCCCTGTTGTTTCCTTCAG GCTAGTTACTGACAGAGAAACTGGAAAGCCCAAGGGTTATGGATTCTGTGAATACAAGGATGAAGAAACTGCCCTGAGTGCTCGCCGTAATCTCCAGGGATATGAGATCAATGGTCGCCAATTAAGAGTTGATTTTGCTGAGAATGATAAAAATGCTGACAAGAATCGTGAACAA GGCCGTGGTGGACCTGGTATGGTTGCAGGTGCTG ATCCACAAAGACATATTGGGGGACCAGCTGCTCTTGGCAATTCAAGTTTACATCAGCCAATTGGACATGCAGTAGCTACCACTGCTGCTACTGTCATGGCTGGAGCTCTTGGAGCTGCTCAAATGGGTAGCTCACTGACGCAGACAGGTTTACATAATCAGTTTGGATCTGGCATTGATCCTTTGTCACTTTATCTTTCCAAAATGTCAAGGAGTCAGCTGTATGAAATTATTTCTGATATGAAG GCTATAGCAACACAAAACAAGGAACAAGCTCGCCAAATATTACACACAGTTCCTAACTTATCTAAAGCAATTTTCCAG GCACAACTAATGCTGGGATTGGTTACTCCTCAAATG TTACAGATGCCTAATATTCGGCAGTCCTCTGTTCCTCCACCTCATTCCATATTGCCAGACAGTCATCGCAATCAACAGCTTGCAGTTCGAACACTCCCTGGGATACCTCCCCCTCACAGTTCTTTGGCCCAGACACGACCTCAGGTTCAGCTTCCACAATCAGCTGAAAACAACATTTTGCAGCATGGGCGATTGCCAATACATTCTGGAGTTCAAGCTATTCCATCTATTCGCCCACAGGGTAATTTGACTGCTACCCTGCCGATTCAAGTTGGCACTTCCACTTCCTCTTCTTTGAAGCAGCAAATGCATCATCCTTTGTTACCTCAAGCAGGGCTTGTTCCTTCTGCTAATTTGGCATATACTAGTCAACCTGCTGCACCAAATGCTGCACTCCAGCCTTCATTGGCATGCCCACCAGCAACAGAAAAAGTTTTTCAG CAAGGCTCTTCGGCAGTGTCTACTCCTCTGGACAACATTATTAAGGGAACCCAAATTGTTGCTAACAATTCTGCTTGGCTCAATAAAACAATTCCACCTTCAGGTTTGCCAGAGAGAGCTAGAGTCCCAAATGATAGTATAGATGCGATGAATCGCCCATCAAAGTTGTCAAAACTAAATGATGGAAGGAGTTCCTATTCACCAGCTGAATTAAATGTTGGTACCTTGGTAACGAGGCCTTCAAGGTCAGCTAGCTTATCTGGAAATCAAATTTCCGGATCAGAAGAGGCTTCTAGTTCTGAGAAGCCTGCTCTTCAG ATAACCCCAGATGTAGAGTCTGCCTTATTGCAGCAAGTGCTGAGTCTCACGCCAGAACAGTTAAACTCATTGCCCCCGGATCAGCGACAACAGGTCCTTCAGCTTCAACGGATGCTTCGGCAGCCAACATAG
- the LOC116016806 gene encoding cleavage stimulating factor 64 isoform X3, translating to MANPDSQRRCVFVGNIPYDATEEQLVQICEEVGPVVSFRLVTDRETGKPKGYGFCEYKDEETALSARRNLQGYEINGRQLRVDFAENDKNADKNREQGRGGPGMVAGADPQRHIGGPAALGNSSLHQPIGHAVATTAATVMAGALGAAQMGSSLTQTGLHNQFGSGIDPLSLYLSKMSRSQLYEIISDMKAIATQNKEQARQILHTVPNLSKAIFQAQLMLGLVTPQMLQMPNIRQSSVPPPHSILPDSHRNQQLAVRTLPGIPPPHSSLAQTRPQVQLPQSAENNILQHGRLPIHSGVQAIPSIRPQGLVPSANLAYTSQPAAPNAALQPSLACPPATEKVFQQGSSAVSTPLDNIIKGTQIVANNSAWLNKTIPPSGLPERARVPNDSIDAMNRPSKLSKLNDGRSSYSPAELNVGTLVTRPSRSASLSGNQISGSEEASSSEKPALQITPDVESALLQQVLSLTPEQLNSLPPDQRQQVLQLQRMLRQPT from the exons ATGGCCAATCCTGATTCTCAACGTCGCTGTGTTTTTG TTGGGAATATACCATATGATGCTACTGAGGAGCAGCTAGTTCAAATCTGTGAGGAGGTTGGCCCTGTTGTTTCCTTCAG GCTAGTTACTGACAGAGAAACTGGAAAGCCCAAGGGTTATGGATTCTGTGAATACAAGGATGAAGAAACTGCCCTGAGTGCTCGCCGTAATCTCCAGGGATATGAGATCAATGGTCGCCAATTAAGAGTTGATTTTGCTGAGAATGATAAAAATGCTGACAAGAATCGTGAACAA GGCCGTGGTGGACCTGGTATGGTTGCAGGTGCTG ATCCACAAAGACATATTGGGGGACCAGCTGCTCTTGGCAATTCAAGTTTACATCAGCCAATTGGACATGCAGTAGCTACCACTGCTGCTACTGTCATGGCTGGAGCTCTTGGAGCTGCTCAAATGGGTAGCTCACTGACGCAGACAGGTTTACATAATCAGTTTGGATCTGGCATTGATCCTTTGTCACTTTATCTTTCCAAAATGTCAAGGAGTCAGCTGTATGAAATTATTTCTGATATGAAG GCTATAGCAACACAAAACAAGGAACAAGCTCGCCAAATATTACACACAGTTCCTAACTTATCTAAAGCAATTTTCCAG GCACAACTAATGCTGGGATTGGTTACTCCTCAAATG TTACAGATGCCTAATATTCGGCAGTCCTCTGTTCCTCCACCTCATTCCATATTGCCAGACAGTCATCGCAATCAACAGCTTGCAGTTCGAACACTCCCTGGGATACCTCCCCCTCACAGTTCTTTGGCCCAGACACGACCTCAGGTTCAGCTTCCACAATCAGCTGAAAACAACATTTTGCAGCATGGGCGATTGCCAATACATTCTGGAGTTCAAGCTATTCCATCTATTCGCCCACAGG GGCTTGTTCCTTCTGCTAATTTGGCATATACTAGTCAACCTGCTGCACCAAATGCTGCACTCCAGCCTTCATTGGCATGCCCACCAGCAACAGAAAAAGTTTTTCAG CAAGGCTCTTCGGCAGTGTCTACTCCTCTGGACAACATTATTAAGGGAACCCAAATTGTTGCTAACAATTCTGCTTGGCTCAATAAAACAATTCCACCTTCAGGTTTGCCAGAGAGAGCTAGAGTCCCAAATGATAGTATAGATGCGATGAATCGCCCATCAAAGTTGTCAAAACTAAATGATGGAAGGAGTTCCTATTCACCAGCTGAATTAAATGTTGGTACCTTGGTAACGAGGCCTTCAAGGTCAGCTAGCTTATCTGGAAATCAAATTTCCGGATCAGAAGAGGCTTCTAGTTCTGAGAAGCCTGCTCTTCAG ATAACCCCAGATGTAGAGTCTGCCTTATTGCAGCAAGTGCTGAGTCTCACGCCAGAACAGTTAAACTCATTGCCCCCGGATCAGCGACAACAGGTCCTTCAGCTTCAACGGATGCTTCGGCAGCCAACATAG